One Salvelinus fontinalis isolate EN_2023a unplaced genomic scaffold, ASM2944872v1 scaffold_0114, whole genome shotgun sequence DNA segment encodes these proteins:
- the LOC129843328 gene encoding protein FAM193B-like isoform X1: MARKKSKQQGVGSKELVPGQQSISKSPVSPGDAAGGGGGDAGLDRLAARTNQPRHTCCLLCHREFKDWGASSANGLPGGHGAKLADAVPALSQALLREVPGQKLSDTVPSLSQSLLGEVPLWICQSCRKSVEEEERQSTQETPAPVPLSHSSSCKAQSCGNGYPEQSSVDWDPSSFLSAHKLSGLWNSAHSNGGIHCNHSTASHAQQGTGGPACHEKRGSHEAPGKSAKTPGAKVCPYSHPSQNSSGSSPGNPLSTSGDLCKTTPKHFKTMCRRPTPPGEAFHPSDHHQHSDLSVPPNSPTGLTSSSSSQHSSLLPLKQSSGGQQHGHVTSSSSPGLAAHAPFSPLVPNLHVPAAGAKLGALGGPDCPTGALHKPLACKNSHIPPVNGQHSKLGPSLMGCNHPCNGHSGGALPSSNVEHLTSGPHLTAGPHLTAGPHLTAGPHLTAGPHLTAGPHLTAGPHLTAGPHLTAGPHLTAGPHLTPGPHLTAGPHLTAGPHLTAGPHLTAGPHLAAGQHLAAGQHLTAGPHLTAGPHLTAGPHLAAGQHLAAGQHLTAGQHLTAGQHLTAGACRDQACKGHKLSNGTGGLCHPPSELEEGEDEDSSSERSSCASSSNNQKDGKYCDCCYCEFFGHNAPPAAPTSRNYTEIREKLRSRLTRRKEECLPQRRDSDPAVSTSIDNRDVDELLDFINSSEHKPANSAKAAKRARHKQKKKVMSNDMEKQTQAGSGDGEGAGSDPPSTPPEPSEDPDHLSQEEEEEEEDVDGEYGEGPEASRLLEWPQLELERVNSFLTSRLEEIKNTIKDSIRASFSMYDLNLDVNDFPKKAATLEGNHLLSHLNGSSCSDLQQIDLDLAPLSLGTFKSHLDLVSGWEEAHPRDNSPIGPISPPACATVPGVGGPWAAAGTGAKDVQRLHTTPSLSKLIRVRSPERCRSARPENKHQAPASIQTQASIKVAKPKEETPAEPKSITIPTPGAGVNAGAGKLKKGKKQQQQQRQDQLHPEQNQTRPGSKAAAESPKTGSNSSDAVGSKAGSGSKPPPHSAESQRTGPRRAEETKPTRQQATNGTVSCSGATSTQRGKGEEQEAKGHSVTSTNHNQAQQQQPKGKNKKNKNKGTSRNIEDVFLPKDVDPKEMDEIDREVEYFKRFCLDSAKQTRQKVPVNWSNFTLKKVPSNAAQ; this comes from the exons GGGCGAGCTCTGCCAACGGTCTGCCTGGGGGCCACGGGGCGAAGCTAGCTGACGCTGTCCCAGCCCTGTCCCAGGCCCTGCTCCGAGAGGTGCCGGGCCAGAAGCTGTCCGACACCGTGCCTTCGCTGAGCCAGTCTCTACTGGGAGAGGTGCCGctctggatctgccagagctgccggAAGAGTgttgaggaagaggagagacagagcacCCAGGAAACGCCTGCACCG gTTCCGTTGTCCCACTCGTCGTCGTGTAAGGCTCAGAGTTGTGGGAATGGTTACCCAGAGCAGAGTTCCGTAGACTGGGACCCGTCTTCCTTCCTCTCAGCCCACAAGCTTTCTGGTCTCTGGAACTCGGCTCACAGCAACGGAGGGATCCACTGCAATCACAGCACTGCCTCGCACGCACAGCAAG GAACAGGGGGACCAGCGTGTCACGAGAAGCGAGGCTCTCATGAGGCTCCTGGGAAATCTGCTAAAACGCCTGGGGCCAAGGTGTGCCCCTACAGTCACCCTTCCCAGAATTCCAGTGGTTCGTCCCCCGGGAACCCGCTCTCTACCTCCGGGGACCTCTGTAAGACCACCCCAAAGCACTTCAAGACCATGTGCAGACGACCAACTCCGCCTG GCGAAGCATTCCACCCCAGCGACCACCACCAACACTCAGACCTGTCTGTCCCCCCCAACAGCCCCActggcctcacctcctcctcctcctcccagcattcctctctcctgcccctcAAGCAGAGCTCCGGAGGGCAGCAGCACGGCCatgtcacatcctcctcctctcccggtCTAGCTGCTCACGCTCCCTTTTCCCCGCTGGTACCAAACCTCCACGTCCCCGCGGCAGGGGCCAAGCTGGGGGCCCTGGGTGGCCCTGACTGCCCAACAGGGGCCCTCCATAAGCCCTTGGCATGTAAGAACTCACACATTCCTCCTGTGAACGGTCAGCACAGCAAACTGGGCCCCTCCCTGATGGGCTGTAACCACCCATGCAATGGCCACAGTGGAGGGGCATTGCCCTCTTCCAACGTGGAACACCTGACCTCTGGGCCACACCTGACCGCTGGGCCACACCTGACCGCTGGGCCACACCTGACCGCTGGGCCACACCTGACCGCTGGGCCACACCTGACCGCTGGGCCACACCTGACCGCTGGGCCACACCTGACCGCTGGGCCACACCTGACCGCTGGGCCACACCTGACCGCTGGGCCACACCTGACCCCTGGGCCACACCTGACCGCTGGGCCACACCTGACCGCTGGGCCACACCTGACCGCTGGGCCACACCTGACCGCTGGGCCACACCTGGCCGCTGGGCAACACCTGGCCGCTGGGCAACACCTGACCGCTGGGCCACACCTGACCGCTGGGCCACACCTGACCGCTGGGCCACACCTGGCCGCTGGGCAACACCTGGCCGCTGGGCAACACCTGACCGCTGGGCAACACCTGACCGCTGGGCAACACCTGACCGCTGGCGCATGCAG GGACCAGGCGTGTAAAGGACATAAGCTGTCTAACGGGACGGGGGGGTTGTGTCACCCCCCTTCGGagctggaggagggagaggacgagGACTCTAGTTCGGAGAGGAGCTCCTGTGCTTCCTCCTCAAACAACCAGAAGGATGGGAAGTACTGTGACTGCTGCTACTGTGAGTTCTTCGGACACAACGCG cccccGGCCGCTCCGACCAGCCGTAACTACACAGAGATCCGTGAGAAGCTCCGGTCCCGTCTGACGCGTCGTAAGGAGGAGTGTCTTCCCCAGAGACGGGACTCGGACCCGGCCGTGTCCACCTCCATCGACAACCGAGACGTGGACGAGCTGTTGGACTTCATCAACTCTTCAGAGCACAAACCAGCCAACAGCGCAAAGGCTGCCAAGCGGGCACGCCATAAACAGAAGAAGAAGGTGATGTCAAATGACATG GAGAAGCAAACCCAGGcaggtagtggtgatggtgaggGAGCTGGTAGCGACCCCCCCTCAACCCCTCCGGAGCCCAGTGAGGACCCAGACCACCtcagtcaggaggaggaggaggaggaggaggatgtggacGGGGAGTACGGTGAAGGCCCGGAGGCTAGTCGGCTGCTGGAGTGGCCCCAGCTGGAACTAGAGAGGGTCAACTCCTTCCTGACCTCTCGGCTAGAGGAGATCAAAAACACCATCAAG GACTCTATCCGGGCCTCGTTCTCCATGTACGACCTCAACCTGGATGTGAATGACTTCCCGAAGAAGGCTGCTACTCTGGAGGGCAACCATCTTCTCTCCCACCTCAACGGCTCCTCCTGCTCTGACCTGCAGCAGATAGACCTAGACCTGGCCCCTCTCTCCCTGGGTACCTTCAAGAGCCATCTGGACCTGGTCAGCGGCTGGGAGGAGGCCCATCCCCGGGACAACTCCCCCATCGGCCCCATCTCACCCCCGGCTTGTGCTACTGTACCTGGGGTAGGGGGACCGTGGGCTGCGGCTGGTACTGGGGCGAAGGATGTTCAGAGGCTCCACACCACCCCCAGCCTCTCCAAGCTGATCCGGGTGCGTTCCCCAGAGAGGTGCCGCTCTGCTAGGCCTGAGAATAAACACCAGGCCCCTGCTTCGATCCAGACCCAGGCCTCTATTAAGGTAGCTAAGCCTAAAGAGGAGACCCCAGCGGAGCCCAAGAGCATTACTATCCCTACTCCTGGGGCTGGGGTTAATGCCGGGGCTGGCAAGCTGAAGAAGGgcaagaagcagcagcagcagcaacggCAGGACCAGCTGCATCCAGAACAGAACCAGACCAGACCCGGATCCAAAGCAGCTGCGGAATCTCCGAAAACTGGTTCCAACAGTTCTGATGCTGTGGGTTCTAAGGCAGGTTCTGGTTCCAAACCACCACCTCACTCGGCTGAGAGCCAGAGAACCGGGCCaaggagggcagaggagaccAAGCCCACCCGGCAGCAGGCCACCAACGGGACAGTGAGTTGCTCGGGTGCTACCAGCACCcaaagagggaagggggaggagcAAGAGGCCAAAGGTCACTCTGTCACCTCAACCAATCACAACCAAGCCCAGCAGCAACAGCCCAAGGGGAAGAATAAGAAGAACAAGAACAAAGGAACCAGCCGCAACATCG AGGATGTGTTTCTCCCTAAAGACGTAGACCCAAAAGAAATGGATGAGATTGATCGTGAGGTGGAATACTTCAAACG GTTTTGCCTTGACTCTGCTAAACAGACCCGCCAGAAGGTTCCAGTAAACTGGTCCAACTTTACCCTCAAAAAGGTTCCTTCCAACGCAGCCCAGTAA
- the LOC129843328 gene encoding protein FAM193B-like isoform X2, whose protein sequence is MARKKSKQQGVGSKELVPGQQSISKSPVSPGDAAGGGGGDAGLDRLAARTNQPRHTCCLLCHREFKDWGASSANGLPGGHGAKLADAVPALSQALLREVPGQKLSDTVPSLSQSLLGEVPLWICQSCRKSVEEEERQSTQETPAPVPLSHSSSCKAQSCGNGYPEQSSVDWDPSSFLSAHKLSGLWNSAHSNGGIHCNHSTASHAQQGTGGPACHEKRGSHEAPGKSAKTPGAKVCPYSHPSQNSSGSSPGNPLSTSGDLCKTTPKHFKTMCRRPTPPGEAFHPSDHHQHSDLSVPPNSPTGLTSSSSSQHSSLLPLKQSSGGQQHGHVTSSSSPGLAAHAPFSPLVPNLHVPAAGAKLGALGGPDCPTGALHKPLACKNSHIPPVNGQHSKLGPSLMGCNHPCNGHSGGALPSSNVEHLTSGPHLTAGPHLTAGPHLTAGPHLTAGPHLTAGPHLTAGPHLTAGPHLTAGPHLTAGPHLTPGPHLTAGPHLTAGPHLTAGPHLTAGPHLAAGQHLAAGQHLTAGPHLTAGPHLTAGPHLAAGQHLAAGQHLTAGQHLTAGQHLTAGACRDQACKGHKLSNGTGGLCHPPSELEEGEDEDSSSERSSCASSSNNQKDGKYCDCCYCEFFGHNAPPAAPTSRNYTEIREKLRSRLTRRKEECLPQRRDSDPAVSTSIDNRDVDELLDFINSSEHKPANSAKAAKRARHKQKKKEKQTQAGSGDGEGAGSDPPSTPPEPSEDPDHLSQEEEEEEEDVDGEYGEGPEASRLLEWPQLELERVNSFLTSRLEEIKNTIKDSIRASFSMYDLNLDVNDFPKKAATLEGNHLLSHLNGSSCSDLQQIDLDLAPLSLGTFKSHLDLVSGWEEAHPRDNSPIGPISPPACATVPGVGGPWAAAGTGAKDVQRLHTTPSLSKLIRVRSPERCRSARPENKHQAPASIQTQASIKVAKPKEETPAEPKSITIPTPGAGVNAGAGKLKKGKKQQQQQRQDQLHPEQNQTRPGSKAAAESPKTGSNSSDAVGSKAGSGSKPPPHSAESQRTGPRRAEETKPTRQQATNGTVSCSGATSTQRGKGEEQEAKGHSVTSTNHNQAQQQQPKGKNKKNKNKGTSRNIEDVFLPKDVDPKEMDEIDREVEYFKRFCLDSAKQTRQKVPVNWSNFTLKKVPSNAAQ, encoded by the exons GGGCGAGCTCTGCCAACGGTCTGCCTGGGGGCCACGGGGCGAAGCTAGCTGACGCTGTCCCAGCCCTGTCCCAGGCCCTGCTCCGAGAGGTGCCGGGCCAGAAGCTGTCCGACACCGTGCCTTCGCTGAGCCAGTCTCTACTGGGAGAGGTGCCGctctggatctgccagagctgccggAAGAGTgttgaggaagaggagagacagagcacCCAGGAAACGCCTGCACCG gTTCCGTTGTCCCACTCGTCGTCGTGTAAGGCTCAGAGTTGTGGGAATGGTTACCCAGAGCAGAGTTCCGTAGACTGGGACCCGTCTTCCTTCCTCTCAGCCCACAAGCTTTCTGGTCTCTGGAACTCGGCTCACAGCAACGGAGGGATCCACTGCAATCACAGCACTGCCTCGCACGCACAGCAAG GAACAGGGGGACCAGCGTGTCACGAGAAGCGAGGCTCTCATGAGGCTCCTGGGAAATCTGCTAAAACGCCTGGGGCCAAGGTGTGCCCCTACAGTCACCCTTCCCAGAATTCCAGTGGTTCGTCCCCCGGGAACCCGCTCTCTACCTCCGGGGACCTCTGTAAGACCACCCCAAAGCACTTCAAGACCATGTGCAGACGACCAACTCCGCCTG GCGAAGCATTCCACCCCAGCGACCACCACCAACACTCAGACCTGTCTGTCCCCCCCAACAGCCCCActggcctcacctcctcctcctcctcccagcattcctctctcctgcccctcAAGCAGAGCTCCGGAGGGCAGCAGCACGGCCatgtcacatcctcctcctctcccggtCTAGCTGCTCACGCTCCCTTTTCCCCGCTGGTACCAAACCTCCACGTCCCCGCGGCAGGGGCCAAGCTGGGGGCCCTGGGTGGCCCTGACTGCCCAACAGGGGCCCTCCATAAGCCCTTGGCATGTAAGAACTCACACATTCCTCCTGTGAACGGTCAGCACAGCAAACTGGGCCCCTCCCTGATGGGCTGTAACCACCCATGCAATGGCCACAGTGGAGGGGCATTGCCCTCTTCCAACGTGGAACACCTGACCTCTGGGCCACACCTGACCGCTGGGCCACACCTGACCGCTGGGCCACACCTGACCGCTGGGCCACACCTGACCGCTGGGCCACACCTGACCGCTGGGCCACACCTGACCGCTGGGCCACACCTGACCGCTGGGCCACACCTGACCGCTGGGCCACACCTGACCGCTGGGCCACACCTGACCCCTGGGCCACACCTGACCGCTGGGCCACACCTGACCGCTGGGCCACACCTGACCGCTGGGCCACACCTGACCGCTGGGCCACACCTGGCCGCTGGGCAACACCTGGCCGCTGGGCAACACCTGACCGCTGGGCCACACCTGACCGCTGGGCCACACCTGACCGCTGGGCCACACCTGGCCGCTGGGCAACACCTGGCCGCTGGGCAACACCTGACCGCTGGGCAACACCTGACCGCTGGGCAACACCTGACCGCTGGCGCATGCAG GGACCAGGCGTGTAAAGGACATAAGCTGTCTAACGGGACGGGGGGGTTGTGTCACCCCCCTTCGGagctggaggagggagaggacgagGACTCTAGTTCGGAGAGGAGCTCCTGTGCTTCCTCCTCAAACAACCAGAAGGATGGGAAGTACTGTGACTGCTGCTACTGTGAGTTCTTCGGACACAACGCG cccccGGCCGCTCCGACCAGCCGTAACTACACAGAGATCCGTGAGAAGCTCCGGTCCCGTCTGACGCGTCGTAAGGAGGAGTGTCTTCCCCAGAGACGGGACTCGGACCCGGCCGTGTCCACCTCCATCGACAACCGAGACGTGGACGAGCTGTTGGACTTCATCAACTCTTCAGAGCACAAACCAGCCAACAGCGCAAAGGCTGCCAAGCGGGCACGCCATAAACAGAAGAAGAAG GAGAAGCAAACCCAGGcaggtagtggtgatggtgaggGAGCTGGTAGCGACCCCCCCTCAACCCCTCCGGAGCCCAGTGAGGACCCAGACCACCtcagtcaggaggaggaggaggaggaggaggatgtggacGGGGAGTACGGTGAAGGCCCGGAGGCTAGTCGGCTGCTGGAGTGGCCCCAGCTGGAACTAGAGAGGGTCAACTCCTTCCTGACCTCTCGGCTAGAGGAGATCAAAAACACCATCAAG GACTCTATCCGGGCCTCGTTCTCCATGTACGACCTCAACCTGGATGTGAATGACTTCCCGAAGAAGGCTGCTACTCTGGAGGGCAACCATCTTCTCTCCCACCTCAACGGCTCCTCCTGCTCTGACCTGCAGCAGATAGACCTAGACCTGGCCCCTCTCTCCCTGGGTACCTTCAAGAGCCATCTGGACCTGGTCAGCGGCTGGGAGGAGGCCCATCCCCGGGACAACTCCCCCATCGGCCCCATCTCACCCCCGGCTTGTGCTACTGTACCTGGGGTAGGGGGACCGTGGGCTGCGGCTGGTACTGGGGCGAAGGATGTTCAGAGGCTCCACACCACCCCCAGCCTCTCCAAGCTGATCCGGGTGCGTTCCCCAGAGAGGTGCCGCTCTGCTAGGCCTGAGAATAAACACCAGGCCCCTGCTTCGATCCAGACCCAGGCCTCTATTAAGGTAGCTAAGCCTAAAGAGGAGACCCCAGCGGAGCCCAAGAGCATTACTATCCCTACTCCTGGGGCTGGGGTTAATGCCGGGGCTGGCAAGCTGAAGAAGGgcaagaagcagcagcagcagcaacggCAGGACCAGCTGCATCCAGAACAGAACCAGACCAGACCCGGATCCAAAGCAGCTGCGGAATCTCCGAAAACTGGTTCCAACAGTTCTGATGCTGTGGGTTCTAAGGCAGGTTCTGGTTCCAAACCACCACCTCACTCGGCTGAGAGCCAGAGAACCGGGCCaaggagggcagaggagaccAAGCCCACCCGGCAGCAGGCCACCAACGGGACAGTGAGTTGCTCGGGTGCTACCAGCACCcaaagagggaagggggaggagcAAGAGGCCAAAGGTCACTCTGTCACCTCAACCAATCACAACCAAGCCCAGCAGCAACAGCCCAAGGGGAAGAATAAGAAGAACAAGAACAAAGGAACCAGCCGCAACATCG AGGATGTGTTTCTCCCTAAAGACGTAGACCCAAAAGAAATGGATGAGATTGATCGTGAGGTGGAATACTTCAAACG GTTTTGCCTTGACTCTGCTAAACAGACCCGCCAGAAGGTTCCAGTAAACTGGTCCAACTTTACCCTCAAAAAGGTTCCTTCCAACGCAGCCCAGTAA